A genome region from Panicum virgatum strain AP13 chromosome 4K, P.virgatum_v5, whole genome shotgun sequence includes the following:
- the LOC120703420 gene encoding aldehyde dehydrogenase family 2 member B7, mitochondrial-like has translation MARRAASSLVSRCLLASRAASAGAAPAVPSALRRPDGTRGLLPGVLQRFSTAAAAEEPISPPVQVNYTKLLINGNFVDSASGKTFPTLDPRTGEVIAHVAEGDAEDVNRAVAAARKAFDEGPWPKMTAYERSLILLRFADLIEKHNDEIAALETWDNGKPYEQAAQIEVPMVARLMRYYAGWADKIHGLVVPADGPHHVQVLHEPIGVAGQIIPWNFPLLMFSWKVGPALACGNTLVLKTAEQTPLSALYISKLLHEAGLPEGVVNVVSGFGPTAGAALASHMDVDKLAFTGSTDTGKIVLELAARSNLKPVTLELGGKSPFVIMDDADVDHAVELAHFALFFNQGQCCCAGSRTFVHERIYDEFVEKAKARALKRVVGDPFKKGVEQGPQIDDEQFNKILRYIRSGVDSGATLMTGGDRLGDKGFYIQPTIFSDVQDGMKIAQEEIFGPVQSILKFKDLNEVIKRANASQYGLAAGVFTKSLDTANTLTRALRVGTVWVNCFDVFDAGIPFGGYKQSGIGREKGIDSLKNYLQVKAVVTPIKNAAWL, from the exons atggCAAGGAGGGCCGCCTCCTCGCTCGTCTCCCGCTGCCTCCTCGCCAGCAGGGCCGCCTCGGCAGGCGCCGCGCCCGCTGTCCCCTCCGCGCTCCGCAGGCCAG ATGGGACGCGCGGATTGTTGCCAGGGGTCCTTCAAAGGTTCagcactgcagcagcagcagaggagccCATCTCGCCCCCAGTCCAAGTGAACTACACAAAGCTCCTCATCAATGGCAACTTTGTTGATTCCGCATCCG GCAAGACCTTCCCAACACTGGACCCTCGTACAGGGGAGGTAATTGCTCATGTGGCTGAAGGTGACGCGGAGGATGTTAACCGTGCCGTCGCTGCAGCACGCAAGGCTTTTGATGAGGGGCCGTGGCCGAAGATGACTGCATAT GAGAGGTCCCTTATCCTGCTACGGTTTGCTGATTTGATCGAGAAGCACAATGACGAGATTGCTGCTTTGGAGACATGGGACAATGGGAAACCATATGAACAAGCTGCCCAAATTGAAGTACCGATGGTGGCCCGTCTTATGCGTTACTATGCTG GTTGGGCTGATAAGATCCATGGGCTCGTTGTGCCGGCTGACGGACCACACCATGTACAGGTCTTGCACGAGCCAATTGGTGTTGCAGGTCAGATCATCCCATGGAACTTCCCACTGCTGATGTTTTCCTGGAAAGTTGGCCCTGCTTTGGCATGTGGGAACACTCTTGTGCTCAAGACTGCCGAACAAACTCCTCTTTCGGCCTTGTACATCTCCAAGTTGTTGCATGAg GCTGGACTCCCTGAGGGTGTCGTGAATGTTGTCTCTGGTTTTGGTCCTACTGCTGGTGCTGCTCTTGCTAGTCACATGGATGTTGATAAG CTTGCATTCACTGGATCTACCGACACTGGAAAAATTGTACTTGAGTTGGCCGCAAGGAGCAACCTTAAGCCAGTGACACTGGAGTTAGGAGGCAAGTCTCCTTTTGTTATCATGGACGATGCCGATGTTGACCATGCTGTTGAGCTTGCACACTTTGCCCTGTTCTTTAACCAG GGACAATGTTGCTGTGCTGGATCTCGCACGTTTGTACATGAGCGTATTTATGATGAGTTTGTGGAGAAGGCCAAAGCTCGTGCATTGAAGCGTGTTGTTGGTGATCCATTCAAGAAAGGTGTAGAACAGGGCCCTCAG aTTGacgatgagcaattcaacaagaTCTTGCGCTACATTAGGTCTGGTGTCGACAGTGGAGCTACCCTTATGACAGGTGGTGATAGGTTGGGTGACAAAGGTTTCTACATCCAGCCAACGATTTTCTCAGATGTACAG GACGGCATGAAGATTGCTCAAGAGGAGATATTCGGGCCTGTTCAGTCGATCTTGAAATTCAA AGATCTGAATGAGGTTATCAAGAGGGCAAATGCGAGCCAATATGGATTGGCTGCTGGTGTGTTCACCAAGAGCTTGGACACGGCCAACACCCTGACACGCGCTCTCAGGGTCGGTACCGTCTGGGTGAACTGCTTCGACGTCTTTGACGCCGGGATCCCCTTCGGCGGGTACAAGCAGAGCGGCATCGGGAGGGAGAAGGGCATCGACAGCCTGAAGAACTACCTGCAAGTGAAGGCCGTCGTCACACCTATCAAGAACGCCGCATGGTTGTAG